The following proteins come from a genomic window of Gimesia chilikensis:
- a CDS encoding endo alpha-1,4 polygalactosaminidase: MHVRCYSIVLLLLSLLLTGTARVESADKPAFVPTSYQLYYGSEPRLLKQLRDRIRPGQVIVIELRGLQPDQVADLVNFAHQKQAKVIAYLSIGELGQLEKANFEKYLKRSPNGYPLSEIVFGKNQTFESWYVDVSYGEWRGFLMERIKQMYAQKIDGLFLDTVDTADLYFNRKEWSIPRRAKSVAAMIGLIRDIKRFDPEKFIMQNRGLNLIGKTAIVGDKSQIVVLALDLAHQHPGNPDGLLWESAFAHSGDWIESKEREMIRIQKNGFTTVFTLGYSDTSVSEDTFFRKSKADGFIPGWASSTTKLHLELTQQPPGK, from the coding sequence ATGCACGTCCGCTGCTACTCGATTGTTTTACTGCTACTGTCCCTCCTGCTGACGGGAACGGCCCGCGTCGAAAGTGCGGACAAGCCTGCTTTTGTCCCGACCAGCTACCAGCTCTACTACGGGAGTGAGCCCCGCCTGTTGAAACAGTTGCGGGACCGGATCCGGCCGGGCCAGGTGATCGTGATCGAACTGCGTGGTCTGCAGCCTGATCAAGTCGCTGACCTCGTGAATTTCGCGCATCAGAAGCAGGCGAAAGTCATCGCTTACCTGAGTATTGGCGAATTGGGACAACTGGAAAAAGCAAACTTTGAGAAGTACCTCAAACGGTCGCCCAACGGGTATCCTCTCAGCGAAATCGTGTTCGGCAAAAACCAGACGTTTGAATCGTGGTATGTCGATGTGAGCTATGGCGAGTGGAGGGGCTTTCTGATGGAGCGGATCAAGCAGATGTATGCCCAGAAGATTGATGGTCTGTTTCTGGACACTGTCGACACCGCCGACCTGTACTTCAACAGAAAGGAATGGTCGATACCGCGTCGCGCCAAGAGCGTGGCAGCGATGATCGGCCTGATTCGCGATATTAAGCGATTCGATCCTGAGAAGTTTATCATGCAGAATCGGGGCTTGAACCTGATTGGGAAAACGGCGATTGTGGGCGATAAGAGCCAGATCGTCGTGCTGGCTCTGGACCTGGCGCACCAGCATCCGGGCAATCCGGACGGGCTGCTCTGGGAGTCGGCCTTCGCGCATTCAGGCGACTGGATTGAAAGCAAAGAGCGGGAGATGATCCGCATTCAGAAGAACGGATTCACAACGGTCTTCACACTGGGATACAGCGATACCAGCGTGAGTGAAGACACGTTTTTCCGTAAGAGCAAAGCAGACGGATTCATTCCCGGCTGGGCCAGTTCCACGACGAAACTGCACCTGGAGCTGACACAACAACCGCCGGGCAAGTGA
- a CDS encoding Hsp20/alpha crystallin family protein, whose amino-acid sequence MLSTRNHKLGFPFSANLRSDLDDAFTQFFGKSFNGFEGAYSPLSVWEEDSKFHVALDVPGMTKEDLSLDIQDGNLVLTGERKSVENREHLHNERSFGKFKRLVRLPEWADPASVSATLDAGVLTVVMDKKAEMQPRRIEIQDISKSE is encoded by the coding sequence ATGTTAAGCACACGCAATCACAAACTCGGATTTCCTTTTTCTGCTAACCTGCGTTCCGATCTGGATGATGCCTTCACCCAGTTCTTCGGCAAGTCATTTAACGGCTTCGAAGGCGCTTATTCGCCGCTTTCCGTCTGGGAAGAAGACAGCAAATTCCATGTGGCCCTGGATGTTCCCGGTATGACTAAAGAAGATCTGTCTCTGGATATTCAGGATGGAAACCTGGTTCTTACCGGCGAACGCAAGTCGGTCGAAAACCGGGAACATCTCCACAACGAACGGAGCTTCGGCAAATTCAAACGACTGGTTCGCCTGCCGGAATGGGCCGATCCCGCCTCTGTTTCCGCGACTCTCGATGCAGGCGTCCTGACCGTGGTCATGGATAAAAAAGCCGAGATGCAGCCCCGCCGGATTGAGATTCAGGATATTTCCAAATCTGAATAA
- a CDS encoding phosphoadenylyl-sulfate reductase: MARLTQADLSDLNESFEERTPLELIHWAQEMFGTRLAALSSMQRAGCVVAHMLSQLKADIPILFVDTGVLFQETLDTRDRLIEEYNLNIVTLMPAKTMQEQTEELGVLYLSVEGQEKCCDLRKTEPLIQVADQYDALIGSLRRADGGQRANVPILAIDPAMNCLRVNILASLTKDEFQAYLKDNQVITNPLHQQGYPTIGCNRCTTPVMESEPNRAGRWRHLGPWSQYCGINPTDVAGKHAPSIELPQDLVDRILGRETDFMI, translated from the coding sequence ATGGCACGTCTGACTCAGGCTGATTTATCAGATCTTAACGAGTCGTTTGAAGAACGAACTCCCCTGGAGCTGATTCATTGGGCACAGGAAATGTTTGGCACACGACTGGCAGCTTTATCATCGATGCAGCGTGCAGGTTGCGTGGTAGCCCACATGCTGAGCCAGTTAAAGGCCGACATCCCGATTCTGTTCGTCGATACCGGCGTGCTGTTTCAGGAGACCCTGGATACCCGGGACCGCCTGATTGAAGAGTATAACCTGAACATCGTCACGCTGATGCCGGCCAAAACGATGCAGGAGCAGACCGAAGAACTGGGCGTTCTGTATCTGTCGGTCGAAGGTCAGGAAAAGTGCTGCGATCTGCGTAAGACGGAACCACTCATTCAGGTGGCCGATCAGTACGATGCCCTCATCGGCAGTCTCCGCCGGGCCGACGGCGGTCAACGCGCCAATGTACCTATCCTGGCGATTGACCCCGCCATGAACTGCCTGCGGGTGAATATCCTGGCCAGCCTGACCAAGGACGAGTTCCAGGCGTACCTCAAAGATAACCAGGTCATCACCAATCCGCTGCATCAGCAGGGCTACCCGACCATCGGCTGTAATCGCTGCACCACCCCCGTGATGGAAAGCGAACCGAATCGAGCCGGACGTTGGCGGCACCTCGGACCCTGGTCGCAGTACTGCGGCATCAATCCCACCGATGTAGCCGGTAAGCACGCCCCGTCGATCGAGCTGCCTCAGGATCTGGTCGACCGCATCCTGGGACGCGAAACCGACTTCATGATCTGA
- a CDS encoding sulfatase-like hydrolase/transferase produces MARHPLTAHVLKSSALVLLLCLIGTLHIASLEAADTPPNIVMIVSDDQGYHDLKSFGSQQVIAPNLDRLAEEGVKLTNFYVTWPACTPSRGSLLTGRYPQRNGIYDMIRNEAPDYGHKYKPSEYDVTFERIGGMDVREQLLPALLKPAGYVSGIYGKWDLGVHRRFLPLARGFDDFYGFTNTGIDYFTHERYGVPSMYRNNQPTEADKGTYCTYLFQREAVRFVKENHDKPFFLYLPFNAPHSASNLDPRIRGVAQAPKKYKAMYPELKDDFDTKKKTGRYEYRETAKGPVIHQKPSADRRRLEYVASITCMDAAIGEVLDLLDEYKIADNTIVVFFSDNGGGGGADNSPLKGKKGMMFEGGIRVPCLIRYPKKIKPGTVNEGLLTSLELVPTFLKEAGIPQPQEVVIDGYDMLPTLMGQADSPRSEMFWQRRADKAARVGNWKWVESEKGNGLFDLSTDVGEKHDLSQTHPEKLKQLQARFANWKKEMAEAEPRGPFRDY; encoded by the coding sequence ATGGCTCGTCATCCGCTCACAGCCCATGTGCTGAAATCATCTGCTCTTGTCCTCCTGCTCTGTCTGATCGGAACGCTGCACATCGCTTCGCTAGAAGCCGCAGACACACCACCCAACATCGTCATGATTGTCAGCGATGACCAGGGCTATCACGACTTGAAAAGTTTCGGCAGCCAGCAGGTCATCGCCCCCAACCTCGATCGCCTGGCAGAGGAAGGCGTCAAACTGACCAATTTCTATGTGACCTGGCCGGCATGCACCCCCAGTCGAGGCAGTCTGCTCACTGGACGCTATCCGCAGCGAAACGGGATCTATGACATGATCCGCAACGAGGCCCCCGATTACGGCCACAAGTACAAGCCGTCCGAGTATGACGTCACCTTCGAACGCATCGGCGGGATGGATGTCCGCGAACAACTCTTGCCCGCCCTGCTGAAGCCGGCCGGTTACGTGAGTGGCATCTATGGAAAATGGGACTTGGGCGTGCATCGTCGCTTCCTGCCGCTTGCCCGCGGCTTTGATGACTTTTACGGCTTCACCAACACCGGCATCGATTACTTCACCCACGAACGGTACGGCGTGCCTTCCATGTATCGCAATAATCAGCCCACCGAAGCAGACAAGGGCACCTATTGCACGTATCTCTTCCAGCGGGAAGCAGTGCGGTTCGTGAAGGAGAATCACGACAAACCGTTCTTTCTCTACCTCCCCTTTAACGCTCCTCACAGCGCCTCAAACCTCGATCCCCGCATTCGTGGCGTTGCCCAGGCACCGAAAAAATATAAAGCCATGTATCCCGAACTGAAGGATGACTTCGACACGAAGAAAAAGACCGGCCGCTATGAATACCGGGAAACCGCCAAAGGCCCCGTCATTCACCAGAAACCTTCTGCCGACAGGCGTCGCCTGGAGTACGTCGCTTCCATTACCTGCATGGACGCCGCCATCGGCGAAGTGCTGGATCTGCTCGATGAATACAAAATCGCCGACAACACGATCGTGGTCTTCTTCTCCGACAACGGGGGCGGCGGTGGTGCCGATAACAGTCCCCTGAAAGGCAAGAAGGGAATGATGTTCGAAGGGGGGATTCGCGTCCCCTGCCTGATCCGTTATCCGAAAAAAATCAAGCCGGGAACGGTCAACGAAGGCCTGCTCACATCGTTAGAACTCGTCCCGACGTTCCTCAAAGAGGCAGGCATTCCCCAGCCGCAGGAGGTTGTCATCGATGGATACGATATGCTGCCCACGCTGATGGGGCAGGCCGATTCACCTCGCTCAGAAATGTTCTGGCAGCGTCGTGCGGATAAAGCGGCTCGCGTCGGAAACTGGAAGTGGGTTGAATCCGAAAAAGGGAACGGCCTGTTTGATCTTTCCACAGATGTGGGTGAAAAGCACGATCTCTCCCAGACGCATCCCGAAAAACTCAAACAGCTGCAAGCCCGCTTTGCCAACTGGAAAAAAGAGATGGCCGAAGCCGAACCCCGGGGACCCTTCCGCGATTATTAA
- the glnA gene encoding type I glutamate--ammonia ligase, with product MTPKDFFAFAEKNGAKMVDLKFTDIFGTWQHCSYPLSTWDEGTFEDGVGFDGSSIRGWQTIDSSDMLAVPDPATVKMDPFFKSPTVSVLADIVDPITKEDYNKDPRGVAKKGLAYLQQTGLADACFIGPEPEFFVFDDVRYLSNQRGAMYEIDSSEAAWNTGRSEEGNLGHKVGYKGGYFPVAPTDTYGDLRAEMVEELQKVGIVVEAHHHEVATAGQCEIDMEFSPLLQMADQFMWYKYIIKNVAKRNGKTVTFMPKPVFDDNGSGMHTHISLWKDGNTLMYGDGYAGLSEFAIHAIGGIIKHGRALIALSNPTANSFHRLVPGFEAPVTLAMSQRNRSASCRIPMYSGSPKAKRVEFRCPDPTANGYLSFTALMMAMIDGVQNKIDPGEPLDRDIYDMTPEELAETNVAPKSLDEALIALEEDHDFLTAGDVFSEDLINSFINYKRTEELDPIRLRPHPYEFDLYYNA from the coding sequence ATGACTCCCAAGGACTTTTTTGCCTTCGCAGAAAAAAATGGCGCCAAGATGGTAGACTTAAAGTTTACCGACATCTTTGGTACCTGGCAGCATTGCTCGTACCCCCTCAGCACCTGGGACGAAGGTACTTTTGAAGACGGCGTCGGCTTCGACGGCTCTTCAATCCGTGGCTGGCAGACAATCGACAGCTCAGACATGCTGGCTGTTCCCGATCCTGCTACCGTGAAAATGGATCCCTTCTTCAAATCGCCGACCGTCAGCGTTCTGGCTGACATCGTCGATCCGATTACCAAAGAAGATTACAACAAAGACCCGCGTGGCGTTGCCAAAAAAGGTCTGGCTTACCTGCAGCAGACCGGCCTGGCCGATGCCTGCTTCATCGGTCCCGAGCCTGAATTCTTCGTCTTCGACGACGTACGTTACCTCTCCAACCAGCGGGGAGCCATGTACGAAATCGACTCTTCTGAAGCTGCCTGGAACACAGGTCGTTCTGAAGAAGGCAACCTGGGCCACAAAGTGGGTTATAAAGGCGGTTACTTCCCCGTAGCTCCCACAGATACCTACGGCGACCTGCGTGCCGAAATGGTTGAAGAACTGCAGAAGGTCGGCATCGTTGTCGAAGCCCACCACCACGAAGTGGCAACTGCCGGTCAGTGTGAAATCGACATGGAATTCTCACCACTGCTGCAGATGGCTGACCAGTTCATGTGGTACAAGTACATCATCAAGAACGTCGCCAAGCGGAACGGCAAAACCGTGACCTTCATGCCGAAACCGGTCTTTGACGACAACGGTTCCGGGATGCACACTCACATTTCACTCTGGAAAGATGGCAACACCCTCATGTACGGTGATGGCTATGCCGGACTGAGTGAATTCGCGATTCATGCTATCGGCGGGATCATCAAGCACGGTCGTGCTCTGATCGCGCTCTCCAACCCGACTGCCAACAGCTTCCACCGTCTGGTGCCTGGCTTCGAAGCACCCGTGACTCTGGCCATGAGCCAGCGGAACCGTTCTGCTTCCTGCCGTATCCCGATGTACTCCGGCAGCCCCAAGGCAAAGCGTGTTGAATTCCGTTGCCCCGATCCGACCGCCAATGGTTACCTGAGCTTCACCGCTCTGATGATGGCGATGATCGACGGCGTGCAGAACAAGATCGATCCGGGTGAACCCCTCGATCGTGACATCTACGACATGACTCCGGAAGAGCTGGCTGAAACCAATGTCGCTCCCAAGAGCCTGGACGAAGCTCTGATCGCTCTCGAAGAAGATCACGACTTCCTGACAGCCGGCGACGTCTTCAGTGAAGACCTGATCAACTCCTTCATCAACTACAAGCGGACTGAAGAGTTGGATCCGATTCGTTTACGCCCTCATCCTTATGAGTTCGATCTCTACTACAACGCGTAA
- a CDS encoding PQQ-binding-like beta-propeller repeat protein, whose translation MLPLRLRILALFLFVLTLAMNSASAADWPMWRHDPQRSAETEQSLPESLFVQWVHKLPALDPAFNNERLQFDAGYEPIVKDQRLFYGSSQTDSVTAIDVATGKELWRFTTDGPVRLAPVAWQDLVIFGSDDGCVYAVAAETGALRWKYRAVPSQRLILGNRRLISVWPVRGGPVVEEDTLYFAAGVWPFEGVFIYALNAETGAVKWVNDRLGYIYGQHPHAAEAFGGITPQGYLVIAGEELIVPCGTAFPARINKQTGKLIEFELPKPGRTPGGWFAAAGKAARRGETKLPQTTAAQPELQFDRDVNSARHENGQNYGPDGKRGIRQQIQTADRKLTYKNGIPGVPGVIHSLVAAADRLFVVTEAGSIYCLGPEETTPVTYESPLLAKQTKSTGQTSQAPLPAMFGDALQAGGYVFLAGVPDAELLNTLLTRHDLQLISLINDPGQLTQLRTLFHERGYASSQLAFLPGPLNKFSSPAYFAQTIITAEPVFAGMKSYAEQVRLLYPSLRPYGGRLLVKTSDSDHSRLAAEFKSLSQVKISRVGDYSVFEKVGPIPGSSNYTGGWSSPDELVKAPVGVLWYDDSVGNFKRAPQPLFVDGVMISHSKFWQGYPAGIRPPYKLLNPQFSDVYTGRKLNATQAEVLTTELPTLNQEEKQPNQYRPPYQTNAWSPPPPVIGERTNPLNGKTEPRAFPKSYGCDGGVDYSYVYTMRSGTAAFYDKRVESGTIHISGPRSGCTNSIVPANGLLNVPYYFQGCTCSYPLPVGLSLISLPETHEQWMVWGKGQVQDIQRVGLNFGAPGDRMTDKGTLWLDTPSVGGPSPELKLEIQPASVKPFYEHSLWIEGGQGWPWVGASGITGVEQITLNDLEPGEYTLRLYFRDPDFATAGKRVFSVQLNGQPLIQNLDIAGETGSRQRILVREFKDVSLAESARLDFTTQTGTALICGVELVRQGLPLDEIVTLPEQKQELLTK comes from the coding sequence ATGCTCCCATTACGCTTGCGTATTCTGGCCCTCTTCCTGTTCGTTCTGACTCTTGCCATGAATTCCGCTTCCGCAGCGGACTGGCCCATGTGGCGACACGATCCCCAACGCTCGGCCGAGACCGAACAATCGCTGCCTGAGAGTCTGTTTGTCCAATGGGTTCACAAGCTGCCAGCGCTTGATCCCGCTTTCAATAATGAGCGACTGCAGTTCGACGCAGGCTATGAGCCGATCGTGAAAGATCAGCGGCTGTTTTACGGTTCCTCTCAAACGGATTCCGTTACCGCCATTGATGTGGCCACCGGTAAGGAACTCTGGCGTTTCACCACCGATGGCCCGGTTCGTCTGGCTCCGGTCGCCTGGCAGGATCTGGTGATCTTCGGTTCGGATGACGGCTGCGTTTATGCGGTGGCAGCTGAGACCGGTGCACTGCGTTGGAAATACCGGGCGGTCCCTTCCCAGCGACTGATTCTGGGTAACCGCCGTCTGATCTCCGTCTGGCCGGTTCGCGGTGGCCCGGTGGTCGAAGAGGATACACTCTACTTCGCCGCCGGTGTCTGGCCGTTTGAAGGTGTCTTCATCTATGCCCTGAATGCGGAAACGGGGGCAGTGAAATGGGTCAACGATCGGCTGGGTTACATTTACGGACAGCATCCGCATGCGGCGGAAGCCTTTGGTGGCATTACCCCCCAGGGTTACCTGGTCATCGCCGGGGAGGAACTGATTGTTCCCTGCGGCACCGCATTTCCGGCGCGGATCAATAAACAGACGGGCAAACTCATCGAATTCGAACTGCCTAAACCGGGACGCACCCCGGGTGGCTGGTTCGCGGCTGCGGGTAAAGCAGCCCGACGGGGTGAGACGAAACTTCCGCAGACGACAGCCGCTCAGCCGGAACTGCAGTTTGACCGGGATGTGAACTCCGCCCGGCACGAGAATGGACAGAATTATGGTCCGGACGGCAAACGGGGAATCCGACAGCAGATTCAGACTGCGGATCGCAAGCTGACATACAAAAACGGAATTCCCGGCGTTCCAGGAGTGATCCACAGCCTGGTAGCTGCCGCGGATCGCCTGTTTGTGGTGACGGAAGCAGGCAGCATTTACTGTCTGGGACCAGAAGAAACGACACCGGTCACGTATGAGTCTCCCCTGCTGGCAAAGCAAACGAAGTCAACCGGTCAAACGTCTCAGGCTCCGTTACCGGCAATGTTTGGAGACGCACTGCAGGCGGGCGGTTATGTCTTCCTCGCAGGCGTTCCCGATGCGGAACTGCTCAACACACTCCTGACTCGGCATGACCTGCAGCTCATTTCTCTGATCAATGATCCGGGACAGCTCACACAGTTGCGAACGTTGTTTCACGAGCGGGGATATGCCAGTTCCCAACTGGCTTTTCTCCCGGGACCACTCAATAAGTTCAGCTCCCCGGCTTACTTTGCACAGACAATAATCACAGCCGAACCCGTTTTTGCCGGCATGAAATCGTACGCAGAACAGGTTCGCCTGCTCTATCCTTCACTCAGACCCTATGGCGGCCGATTGCTGGTAAAGACGTCGGACAGTGATCACAGTCGACTGGCGGCGGAGTTCAAATCGCTCTCACAAGTGAAAATCTCGCGTGTCGGTGACTACTCGGTCTTTGAAAAAGTAGGCCCCATTCCCGGTTCCTCCAATTACACGGGTGGCTGGTCGAGCCCTGACGAACTGGTCAAAGCACCGGTGGGCGTGCTCTGGTATGATGACAGTGTCGGGAACTTCAAACGGGCACCGCAGCCGCTGTTCGTTGATGGAGTGATGATCTCGCATTCAAAATTCTGGCAGGGATACCCGGCGGGAATCCGGCCCCCCTACAAATTACTCAACCCCCAGTTTTCCGATGTCTACACGGGCCGCAAACTGAATGCGACCCAGGCTGAAGTTTTGACGACCGAGCTGCCCACACTCAACCAGGAAGAGAAGCAGCCGAACCAGTATCGGCCACCTTATCAGACGAACGCCTGGAGTCCCCCGCCCCCGGTAATTGGCGAGCGGACGAATCCACTGAATGGCAAAACCGAACCGCGGGCCTTTCCCAAAAGTTATGGCTGCGACGGCGGCGTTGATTACAGTTACGTCTATACGATGCGTTCCGGGACCGCCGCTTTTTATGATAAGCGAGTGGAGAGCGGTACGATTCACATCAGCGGCCCTCGTTCCGGCTGCACGAACAGCATTGTGCCTGCGAATGGTCTGCTTAACGTGCCCTATTACTTCCAGGGATGTACCTGCAGCTATCCACTTCCGGTCGGGTTGTCGCTGATTTCCCTGCCTGAGACGCATGAGCAGTGGATGGTCTGGGGCAAAGGTCAGGTCCAGGACATTCAACGGGTCGGGCTTAACTTCGGTGCCCCCGGCGACCGAATGACCGATAAGGGCACACTCTGGCTGGACACGCCCAGCGTGGGAGGACCTTCGCCGGAACTCAAGCTTGAGATTCAGCCCGCGAGCGTCAAACCGTTCTACGAGCACTCCCTCTGGATCGAGGGTGGTCAGGGCTGGCCCTGGGTGGGTGCCTCCGGAATTACGGGCGTGGAACAGATCACTTTAAATGATCTGGAGCCGGGCGAATACACGCTGCGACTTTATTTCAGGGATCCGGACTTTGCGACTGCTGGAAAACGGGTCTTCTCGGTTCAACTCAATGGACAGCCGCTGATCCAGAACCTCGACATCGCCGGGGAAACCGGATCGCGACAACGAATTCTGGTACGGGAATTCAAAGATGTTTCGCTGGCGGAGTCTGCCCGACTGGACTTCACGACTCAGACGGGAACAGCCCTGATCTGCGGTGTGGAACTGGTGCGGCAGGGGCTCCCCCTGGATGAGATTGTCACCCTGCCCGAACAGAAACAGGAACTGCTGACGAAATAG
- a CDS encoding pyridoxine 5'-phosphate synthase, whose protein sequence is MPALGVNIDHVATVRQARLTFEPDPVWAAVLAELGGADGITLHLREDRRHIQDHDLYTMKKTVQVKLNLEMAAEEEMTAIALEVRPDQVSLVPEKREELTTEGGLDVVANLERVEQCVHQLQQAGIEVSLFIDPDVEQIAAAKQVGVHAVELHTGRYADATSADEQQKEYDVIVKASEFTVAQGLKLHMGHGLTYRNVSKIAAIPDVCELNIGHSIVSRAVLVGMEQAVREMKALVTV, encoded by the coding sequence ATGCCCGCTTTAGGTGTAAACATTGACCACGTCGCCACCGTCCGTCAGGCTCGTTTAACCTTTGAACCAGATCCCGTCTGGGCGGCCGTGCTGGCGGAACTGGGAGGCGCGGATGGCATTACTCTGCACCTGCGTGAGGATCGGCGGCACATTCAGGATCACGATCTCTACACCATGAAAAAGACGGTTCAGGTCAAACTGAATCTCGAGATGGCGGCGGAAGAAGAAATGACGGCAATCGCCCTGGAAGTCCGCCCCGATCAGGTTTCCCTGGTCCCCGAAAAGCGGGAAGAGCTGACGACCGAAGGGGGCCTGGATGTGGTCGCCAATCTGGAGCGGGTTGAGCAATGTGTACACCAGCTGCAACAGGCAGGGATCGAAGTCAGCCTGTTTATCGATCCCGATGTCGAACAGATCGCCGCTGCAAAACAGGTGGGAGTACACGCTGTCGAATTGCACACCGGCCGCTATGCCGATGCGACCTCCGCCGACGAACAGCAGAAAGAATATGACGTCATTGTCAAGGCCTCCGAGTTTACTGTCGCGCAGGGACTGAAGCTGCACATGGGGCACGGATTGACGTATCGTAATGTTTCGAAGATCGCCGCCATTCCCGATGTCTGTGAGCTGAATATCGGTCACAGTATCGTCTCGCGGGCGGTGCTGGTCGGCATGGAACAGGCGGTTCGCGAGATGAAAGCACTGGTGACCGTTTAG
- a CDS encoding HAD-IIA family hydrolase, producing MLPGYLIDMDGVVYRGTELIPGATDFINELKKRDLPFIFLTNNSQRTRRDVVTKLGRMGITVGEEHIFTCAMATARFLAQSKPHGTAFVIGEGGLLHALHRNGYSIVDHDPDYVVVGEGRMVNFEMIEAAVRMIENGAKLIATNMDPNCPTQNGLRPGCGAIVAMLEAATKKKAFSVGKPSPVMMRSARQELGISSAQTTMIGDTMETDILGGVEMGYRSVLVLSGGTALSDLSQYAYQPDLVVDSIADLNKEEFFQLESHRIPERERLLA from the coding sequence ATGTTACCAGGATATTTGATTGACATGGATGGTGTAGTTTACAGAGGGACCGAGCTGATCCCCGGTGCCACCGATTTTATCAATGAACTCAAGAAGCGCGATCTGCCGTTCATTTTCCTGACCAATAACAGCCAGCGGACCCGCCGCGACGTCGTTACCAAACTCGGCCGGATGGGAATTACCGTCGGCGAAGAGCATATCTTTACCTGTGCCATGGCCACCGCACGGTTCCTGGCGCAAAGTAAACCCCACGGCACCGCCTTCGTCATCGGCGAAGGTGGCCTGTTGCATGCATTGCATCGCAACGGGTACTCGATCGTCGATCACGATCCCGACTATGTCGTCGTCGGCGAAGGTCGGATGGTCAACTTTGAAATGATTGAAGCTGCCGTCCGCATGATCGAAAACGGTGCCAAGCTGATTGCCACCAATATGGATCCCAACTGCCCGACCCAGAATGGCCTGCGTCCCGGTTGCGGGGCGATCGTCGCCATGCTGGAAGCAGCCACCAAGAAGAAAGCCTTCAGCGTGGGTAAGCCCAGCCCCGTCATGATGCGGAGTGCCCGTCAGGAACTGGGGATCTCTTCTGCCCAGACAACCATGATCGGTGACACAATGGAGACCGACATTCTCGGGGGAGTCGAAATGGGCTATCGTTCCGTGCTGGTACTTTCCGGCGGAACAGCCCTCTCGGACCTGAGCCAGTATGCGTATCAGCCCGATCTGGTGGTCGACAGCATTGCCGATCTGAACAAAGAAGAATTCTTTCAGCTCGAGAGTCACCGGATTCCCGAGCGGGAACGCCTGCTGGCCTGA